ATCCCGGCGATGTTCGTGGCGCTCTACCCCGGCCTCGGCGTGCTCAACGTCATGGGGCTGGCGACGCCACAGTCGGCGATCCTCAGCGCGATCATCTTCAACGCGATCATCATCCCGCTGCTGGTGCCGCTCGCGCTGAAGGGCGTCGCCTACAAACCGATGGGGGCGGGCCCGCTGCTGGCGCGCAACCTCGCCGTCTACGGCCTTGGCGGCCTCGTCGCGCCGTTCGTCGGCATCAAGCTCATCGACCTCGTGGTCGGTGGCCTCGGCCTCGCGTAAGGATCAAGAAAATGGGCAAGGATTTCTCTTCCGCGCTGCGCCCCGCGATCGTCATGACGATCCTGTTCGCCGCGCTTCTCGGGCTCGCCTATCCGCTGGCGATGACCGGCATCGGTCAGGCCGTCTTCCCCGGCCAGGCCAATGGCAGCCTGGTCCGCGACACCGGGGGCAAGGTGATCGGTTCGACGGTCGTCGGCCAGGCCTTCGTCGCCGACCGCTATTTCCAGACGCGCCCCTCGGCCGCCGGCAAGGGCTATGACGGCCTCAATTCGTCCGGCTCGAACTTCGGCCCGACGAGCAAGGCGCTGGTGGATCGGGTGAAGGCCGACATCGCGAAGCGGCGCAGCGAGGGCGTCGCCGGCGCACTGCCCGCGGATCTCGTCACGGCGAGCGGCTCGGGCCTCGATCCCGATCTGTCGCCCGACGCGGCGTGGGCACAGGCGCCCCGGGTCGCGCGGGTGCGGGGCGTTTCGATCGATCGCATCCGCGCGCTCGTCAGCCAGAACGTGGAGACGTCGCTGTTCGGCGATCCGCACGTCAACGTCCTGGCGCTCAACCGGGCGCTGGATGCGCTGCAGCCCGTTCCCGCCTTCGCCACACCGGCGCGCTGACGCGGCCTGCCGGCCCCGACACCATGTCGGGCCGATAGCCGGAGCATCACGACGAGGACAAGGACGACGAGGGTAAGGGCATGGCGGCATGGCATCGGTCGCGGCGCGCCGACATCGGTCTACGCGCCGCGGGGCTTCTTCTCTGCTGGGTAAGCTACCGCGCGATCCTGGGGCTGG
This portion of the Sphingomonas sp. FARSPH genome encodes:
- the kdpC gene encoding potassium-transporting ATPase subunit KdpC, encoding MGKDFSSALRPAIVMTILFAALLGLAYPLAMTGIGQAVFPGQANGSLVRDTGGKVIGSTVVGQAFVADRYFQTRPSAAGKGYDGLNSSGSNFGPTSKALVDRVKADIAKRRSEGVAGALPADLVTASGSGLDPDLSPDAAWAQAPRVARVRGVSIDRIRALVSQNVETSLFGDPHVNVLALNRALDALQPVPAFATPAR